One window of the Thermodesulfomicrobium sp. WS genome contains the following:
- a CDS encoding FAD:protein FMN transferase gives MRTMNRRQALQLLAACTAATAGAPILRALPCAAAGLPSLQEERLLLGTIVGITAVAPSAHQAQEAMDAAFATINRLDGILSRYNPRTPLSALNAHGQLHDIPGELQTVMEYGLELHKATAGRFDMTIAPVLDLLERTQANPDPADLREALALVDSGRIRMAGGHLALAQDMAITLDGVAKGYIADAAAQTLRAHGIAHFLVDAGGDIRAQGSPEGHASGRPWVVAIEDPEKRGQYPTTIPLRDGAVATSGGYEHPVGATTHHLLDPRSGRSPQHVRSVSVIAPTVMQADGLATALSLMPPREALRLIASLPGCACFLVTASGGCLASPGWPA, from the coding sequence ATGCGCACCATGAATCGTCGCCAAGCCCTCCAGCTCCTTGCGGCCTGCACTGCGGCCACGGCTGGAGCACCAATACTGCGCGCGCTGCCTTGTGCTGCGGCAGGACTGCCATCGCTCCAGGAGGAGCGCCTCCTGCTCGGAACCATCGTGGGCATCACTGCGGTCGCCCCTTCAGCCCACCAGGCCCAGGAAGCGATGGATGCGGCATTCGCCACCATCAACCGTCTCGATGGGATACTGAGCCGCTACAATCCCCGCACCCCCCTTTCGGCGCTCAACGCCCACGGACAGCTGCACGACATTCCTGGGGAACTCCAGACCGTCATGGAATATGGTCTCGAGCTCCATAAGGCCACGGCCGGGCGCTTTGATATGACCATCGCCCCGGTCCTCGACCTCTTGGAGCGCACCCAGGCAAACCCCGACCCCGCAGACCTCCGAGAGGCCTTGGCCCTTGTGGACAGTGGACGAATCCGCATGGCAGGCGGCCATCTTGCGCTCGCTCAAGACATGGCCATCACCCTGGACGGCGTGGCCAAAGGCTATATCGCCGACGCGGCGGCCCAAACCCTGCGCGCGCACGGCATCGCCCACTTCCTCGTGGACGCCGGCGGCGATATCCGGGCCCAAGGCTCCCCAGAGGGACATGCCTCCGGCCGGCCTTGGGTGGTGGCCATCGAGGATCCGGAGAAACGCGGCCAGTACCCCACCACCATCCCCCTGCGCGACGGCGCGGTGGCCACCTCCGGAGGCTACGAGCACCCGGTGGGGGCCACGACCCACCACCTGCTGGACCCGCGCTCCGGCCGCTCTCCCCAGCATGTGCGCAGTGTCTCGGTGATCGCGCCCACCGTCATGCAGGCGGACGGTCTGGCCACGGCCCTTTCCCTCATGCCGCCACGCGAGGCCCTGCGCCTGATCGCAAGTCTTCCGGGATGCGCCTGCTTCCTGGTGACCGCCAGCGGAGGGTGCCTCGCATCCCCTGGCTGGCCGGCCTAA
- the rnfB gene encoding RnfABCDGE type electron transport complex subunit B, producing the protein MIAESVVTLFGLGFVSASILSVASRLLAVEEDPRIEVVTEALPGANCGGCGFAGCEAYATAVLNDPNVPPNRCCAGGPDVAKRVAELTGKAAGEVEPMVAFRRCVKVEGKVAHKYDYAGATTCAGAKLLDGGPDACRYSCIGFGDCVRACPFDAMWIEDHLVHISPAKCTSCGTCVRTCPNGILELIPRRARVMVFCSSKDKGKAVKDVCEAGCISCGACVKKCPAKAIAIEDNRIVIDHKACLAYGPSCEEICVTTCPRSILRCLQPETVSAPPETEPAHIPEETHVVDLNA; encoded by the coding sequence ATGATTGCTGAATCCGTCGTCACCTTGTTCGGCCTGGGCTTTGTCTCCGCCAGTATCCTTTCGGTGGCCTCGCGGCTTTTGGCCGTGGAAGAAGACCCTCGCATTGAGGTGGTCACCGAGGCCCTGCCTGGGGCCAATTGCGGTGGGTGCGGCTTCGCCGGGTGCGAGGCCTATGCTACGGCAGTGCTCAACGATCCCAACGTCCCCCCCAACCGCTGCTGCGCCGGAGGTCCGGACGTGGCCAAGCGGGTGGCGGAACTCACCGGCAAGGCCGCCGGAGAAGTGGAGCCTATGGTGGCCTTCCGCCGCTGCGTCAAAGTGGAAGGCAAGGTGGCCCACAAGTACGATTACGCCGGCGCCACCACCTGTGCCGGGGCGAAACTGCTCGACGGTGGCCCTGATGCCTGCCGGTACTCCTGCATCGGCTTTGGGGACTGCGTGCGCGCCTGCCCCTTCGACGCCATGTGGATCGAAGACCACCTGGTGCACATTTCCCCTGCCAAATGCACCAGTTGCGGCACCTGCGTGCGCACCTGCCCCAACGGCATCTTGGAACTCATCCCCCGCCGGGCGCGGGTCATGGTCTTTTGCTCCTCCAAGGACAAGGGCAAGGCCGTCAAGGATGTGTGCGAGGCAGGGTGCATCAGCTGCGGGGCCTGTGTGAAAAAGTGTCCGGCCAAGGCCATCGCCATCGAGGACAACCGCATCGTCATCGACCACAAAGCCTGCCTGGCCTACGGTCCCTCCTGTGAAGAGATCTGCGTGACCACGTGCCCCCGCTCGATTTTGCGTTGCCTCCAGCCCGAGACCGTCTCCGCCCCCCCGGAGACCGAACCCGCCCATATTCCGGAAGAAACCCACGTGGTGGACCTCAACGCGTAG
- a CDS encoding RnfABCDGE type electron transport complex subunit A, translated as MDIFLLFISAIFVNNILLAQYLGNCPYLGCSKEKSVAIGMGAAVLFVIVLATVITFLIQKYIMNPFQLGYLQTIIFILVIAALVQFVEMFLKKMVPPLYKSLGIYLPLITTNCAVLGVAILVQRKEFDLWTSFLYSIAASLGFLLAIVLMAGIRERFVVTRLPRSMQGVPSGLVMAGIMSLAFLAFKGMIA; from the coding sequence ATGGACATCTTTCTGCTCTTCATCTCCGCCATCTTCGTCAACAATATCCTCTTGGCGCAGTATTTGGGCAATTGCCCGTATCTTGGATGCTCCAAGGAAAAGAGCGTCGCTATCGGCATGGGTGCAGCCGTACTCTTCGTCATTGTGCTGGCGACCGTCATTACCTTCCTCATCCAAAAGTACATCATGAACCCGTTCCAACTGGGATATCTCCAGACAATCATCTTCATTCTGGTGATTGCAGCACTCGTCCAGTTCGTGGAGATGTTCCTCAAAAAGATGGTTCCTCCTCTCTACAAGAGCTTGGGGATCTATCTCCCGCTCATCACCACCAACTGTGCAGTGCTCGGTGTGGCCATCTTGGTGCAGCGCAAAGAGTTCGACCTCTGGACGTCCTTTCTCTACTCCATCGCCGCATCTCTGGGCTTCCTTTTGGCCATTGTGCTCATGGCCGGCATTCGGGAGCGCTTTGTGGTGACACGTCTGCCGCGCTCCATGCAGGGCGTGCCCAGTGGTCTGGTCATGGCGGGGATCATGTCCCTCGCCTTCTTGGCCTTCAAAGGTATGATCGCCTAA
- a CDS encoding electron transport complex subunit E, with translation MGSITSEFTKGLWKEIPPFRLVLGLCPTLAVTTSAENGLGMGAAVIFVLALSNVLISLVRSIIPKKVRIACFIAIAASLVVAVEMLMQAFAYPLYQQLGIFVPLIVVNCIILGRAEAFAAKNPPHLALADGLGMGIGFTLSLTFLGSLREIFGAGTWFGHHVFGPSFDPFTFMVQAPGAFVCLGLILAGMNFLTIWQAKRKGLEVDPNLDAGCKGCMACKKMDEIAAQKRLERLGAKA, from the coding sequence ATGGGCTCCATAACCTCCGAATTCACCAAAGGTCTCTGGAAAGAAATTCCGCCCTTTCGCCTGGTGCTCGGCCTGTGCCCCACCCTGGCGGTGACCACCAGCGCCGAAAACGGCCTCGGCATGGGCGCGGCGGTCATCTTTGTGCTTGCCCTCTCCAATGTGCTGATTTCCCTCGTGCGCTCCATCATCCCCAAAAAGGTGCGTATCGCCTGCTTCATTGCCATCGCCGCTTCCCTGGTGGTGGCCGTGGAGATGCTCATGCAGGCCTTTGCCTACCCCCTCTACCAACAGCTCGGCATCTTCGTGCCGCTCATCGTGGTCAACTGCATCATCCTCGGCCGCGCCGAGGCCTTTGCCGCCAAGAACCCGCCCCATCTGGCCCTGGCCGATGGATTGGGCATGGGCATCGGCTTCACCCTGTCGCTCACCTTTCTCGGCAGCCTGCGGGAAATCTTCGGCGCAGGCACCTGGTTTGGTCACCACGTGTTCGGGCCGAGCTTTGACCCCTTCACTTTCATGGTGCAGGCACCCGGCGCCTTTGTCTGCCTCGGACTCATCCTGGCAGGCATGAATTTCCTCACCATCTGGCAGGCCAAACGCAAAGGCTTAGAGGTGGATCCCAATCTCGATGCCGGATGCAAAGGCTGCATGGCATGTAAGAAAATGGACGAGATCGCCGCCCAAAAACGCTTGGAACGCTTGGGCGCCAAGGCCTAA
- the rnfG gene encoding RnfABCDGE type electron transport complex subunit G: protein MMEIVRMIVVLSAITGLAGFVLSGLKVWTSPIIEEQVLTYVQKPAIQQVFFDAANDPIADRKKFAKPGGGPNEELLVFPVMKNGKLQAIAMEGAGKGYGGDVNVIVGIDTTTDKVVGISITTHKETPGIGSRVAEPSFTKQFKGRLLEKAKLKKEGGDIDAISGATYSSIGATEAVKQVAGWYAALKDSIKTTWQ from the coding sequence ATGATGGAAATTGTCCGCATGATCGTCGTGCTGTCGGCAATCACCGGCCTGGCGGGATTTGTCCTTTCGGGCCTCAAGGTGTGGACCTCGCCCATCATTGAAGAGCAGGTTCTCACTTACGTACAAAAACCCGCCATCCAGCAAGTCTTCTTCGATGCCGCCAACGATCCCATCGCTGACCGGAAAAAATTCGCCAAGCCCGGCGGCGGTCCCAACGAGGAACTCTTGGTGTTCCCGGTCATGAAAAACGGGAAGCTGCAGGCCATCGCCATGGAAGGTGCAGGCAAGGGGTATGGTGGTGACGTCAATGTCATCGTCGGTATCGACACCACGACCGACAAAGTCGTGGGCATCAGCATCACCACCCACAAGGAAACCCCGGGCATCGGCTCCCGAGTGGCTGAGCCCAGCTTTACCAAGCAGTTCAAAGGGCGGCTCCTCGAAAAGGCCAAGCTCAAAAAAGAAGGTGGAGACATCGACGCCATTTCCGGCGCTACCTACTCGTCCATCGGGGCCACGGAAGCCGTCAAACAGGTCGCCGGCTGGTACGCTGCGCTCAAAGATTCCATCAAAACCACCTGGCAATAG
- a CDS encoding RnfABCDGE type electron transport complex subunit D, translating to MVSQQSPSLHTVTAPPFWHSGRTVTGDMYRLLVALVPAALLGVFRFGYDAVTVLALAGLTAVITEALIQRLMDQSPSAHDFTALADGILLAFLLPATAPWWLVVVGSAVTIILGRMVFGGFGGSPVCAPAVGWCVLTVSWPGYMDLNGMLLRWDLVEPLSELKYFGVEAISGISLSSLVFGQNLGALGASQTGLVLAAGVALLCMGQIRWYIPISYLAGVFGTALIYWLIDPQLYAAPLFHLLAGTTIFTAFFLLPYPSASPVFRIPMILFGLMAGALTILIRVYGIYPDGTPFAVLLANLCTPLLDLIQPKPFGGR from the coding sequence ATGGTCAGCCAGCAATCCCCTTCTCTGCATACCGTCACGGCGCCGCCCTTCTGGCACTCGGGCAGGACCGTGACCGGCGACATGTATCGGCTGCTTGTGGCCTTGGTGCCTGCAGCCCTTCTGGGTGTCTTCCGCTTCGGCTACGATGCCGTGACGGTCCTGGCCTTGGCCGGACTGACCGCGGTCATCACCGAAGCCCTCATCCAGCGCCTCATGGATCAGTCTCCGTCGGCCCATGACTTTACCGCCCTGGCCGACGGCATCCTCCTGGCCTTTCTGCTGCCCGCCACCGCCCCGTGGTGGCTGGTGGTGGTGGGCAGCGCAGTGACCATCATCCTCGGCCGCATGGTCTTTGGGGGTTTTGGCGGCAGCCCGGTATGCGCCCCGGCGGTGGGCTGGTGTGTGCTCACCGTCTCCTGGCCTGGGTATATGGATCTCAACGGCATGCTGCTGCGCTGGGACCTGGTGGAGCCGCTCAGTGAGCTGAAATATTTCGGGGTGGAGGCCATCTCGGGCATCTCTCTTTCCAGCCTCGTTTTCGGCCAAAATCTCGGTGCCCTCGGCGCCTCCCAGACAGGCTTGGTGCTGGCGGCAGGCGTGGCACTTCTCTGCATGGGGCAGATCCGCTGGTACATCCCGATCTCGTACCTCGCCGGGGTGTTCGGCACTGCCCTCATCTATTGGCTCATCGATCCCCAGCTCTATGCCGCGCCCCTCTTCCATCTCCTTGCCGGCACCACGATATTCACCGCCTTTTTTCTCCTCCCCTATCCCTCGGCCTCACCGGTGTTTCGCATTCCCATGATACTTTTTGGCCTCATGGCGGGCGCGCTCACCATCCTCATCCGGGTGTATGGCATCTACCCGGATGGGACGCCCTTTGCGGTGCTCCTGGCCAATCTCTGCACCCCGCTCCTTGACCTCATCCAACCCAAGCCCTTTGGCGGGAGGTAG
- a CDS encoding 4Fe-4S dicluster domain-containing protein has translation MKKLSTAASLSDSIRSLPDPQRVRIALAPGHSPVVKKKQVVGKGQVLAETTSSGPFGVGFVHATIDGMVEDILPDAIVLGPIPAPAEGKESPAPERPGRADPKSLADEALVRWLREMGIDTFRFHPSRTLVVNGLNPEPGVFVSEQLLRDERATLDAGINLLERAIRPGNVHLVVARGSGYGLHGAHVVETDPDYPFTLDALAAVTATGSENPEATDVISVADLYRVGRVATTGLPLTEAVLTVEGHAVRVPTGMPIAEVLAALGVQVPAGATVALGGPMTGEAISSLDIGMPENCTAITIVPPGRYPQVGSNPCINCGECVLVCPARIQPGMLSRYAEFALFEETRPRHIAACLECGLCTYVCPANRPVLQYIRLAKHKLEEQDAFVATCRLQDE, from the coding sequence ATGAAGAAACTCAGTACTGCAGCTTCCCTTTCGGACAGCATCCGGAGCCTCCCCGATCCCCAGCGGGTGCGCATCGCCCTGGCCCCAGGACACTCACCCGTGGTGAAGAAAAAGCAAGTGGTGGGCAAGGGACAGGTCCTCGCCGAAACGACGTCTTCTGGCCCCTTCGGCGTGGGTTTCGTCCATGCCACCATCGACGGCATGGTGGAGGACATTCTGCCGGATGCCATCGTCCTTGGACCCATTCCTGCCCCGGCCGAAGGCAAAGAATCCCCTGCGCCGGAGCGGCCAGGGCGTGCAGACCCCAAAAGCCTTGCCGACGAAGCCCTGGTGCGTTGGCTTCGGGAGATGGGCATCGACACTTTCCGGTTCCACCCCTCCCGGACCTTGGTGGTCAATGGTCTCAACCCCGAACCCGGGGTCTTTGTGAGCGAACAGCTCTTGCGGGACGAGCGCGCCACCTTGGATGCAGGCATCAACCTGCTGGAGCGGGCCATCCGCCCGGGCAATGTCCACCTCGTGGTCGCCCGCGGCTCGGGGTATGGCCTCCACGGTGCCCATGTGGTGGAAACGGATCCGGACTATCCCTTCACCCTGGACGCCCTTGCTGCCGTGACCGCCACGGGCTCGGAAAATCCCGAGGCCACGGACGTCATCTCGGTGGCAGATCTGTACCGGGTGGGACGCGTGGCCACCACGGGCCTGCCGCTCACCGAAGCAGTGCTCACCGTGGAAGGCCATGCCGTGCGCGTCCCCACGGGCATGCCCATCGCGGAGGTGCTCGCAGCCCTCGGCGTGCAGGTCCCGGCCGGGGCCACGGTGGCCTTGGGCGGCCCCATGACCGGCGAAGCCATCAGTTCGCTGGATATCGGTATGCCGGAGAACTGCACGGCCATCACCATCGTTCCCCCAGGACGCTACCCCCAGGTAGGCTCCAATCCGTGCATCAATTGCGGAGAATGTGTCCTCGTGTGCCCCGCGCGTATCCAGCCGGGCATGCTTTCCCGCTATGCCGAGTTCGCCCTCTTTGAAGAAACCCGGCCTCGACATATTGCGGCGTGCTTGGAGTGCGGCCTGTGCACCTATGTGTGCCCAGCCAACCGGCCAGTGCTCCAGTATATCCGCCTGGCCAAGCACAAATTGGAAGAACAGGACGCCTTTGTGGCCACCTGCAGGCTGCAGGACGAATAG
- a CDS encoding cytochrome c3 family protein, with the protein MNKRYLPISIVCGVFVLVLVGNFARQAPSNEIPVRLRLENKGGSVVFTHSRHIDYVKTMGKDCAACHHDMTVTQKDPLPCGSCHATEFNTTFSAEHQRTLPKESCTKCHHAEMGTIKYDHDTHAQSYAAACTDCHHSPDIEAEPQACKNCHGPAADGATPALRDAVHTRCQSCHEDMYGQKMAGCASCHNFLPGTSEAKQPPCASCHYESDAIPMPARMESFHGQCMQCHEQAGKGPFGDKSCKRCHTR; encoded by the coding sequence TTGAACAAGCGCTATCTTCCCATCAGCATTGTATGCGGCGTTTTTGTCCTCGTTCTTGTGGGCAATTTTGCCCGTCAGGCACCATCCAACGAAATTCCAGTCCGCTTACGGCTGGAAAATAAAGGTGGATCTGTTGTCTTTACCCACTCGCGCCACATCGATTACGTCAAAACCATGGGTAAAGATTGCGCGGCATGTCACCATGACATGACGGTCACCCAAAAAGATCCCCTGCCGTGCGGCAGCTGTCATGCCACGGAATTCAACACCACCTTCTCTGCCGAGCACCAGCGCACGCTACCCAAAGAAAGCTGCACCAAGTGCCACCATGCAGAGATGGGGACCATCAAGTACGACCACGACACCCATGCCCAAAGCTATGCCGCTGCATGTACCGACTGTCACCATAGCCCGGACATCGAGGCCGAGCCGCAAGCCTGCAAAAACTGCCATGGTCCTGCGGCGGATGGCGCCACGCCGGCCCTGCGGGATGCCGTGCACACCCGCTGCCAGTCCTGTCATGAGGACATGTATGGTCAAAAAATGGCAGGATGCGCCTCGTGCCACAACTTCCTGCCAGGAACGAGCGAGGCCAAGCAGCCCCCGTGCGCCTCGTGCCATTACGAATCCGACGCCATCCCCATGCCGGCGCGCATGGAGTCCTTTCATGGGCAGTGCATGCAATGCCATGAACAGGCGGGCAAAGGCCCCTTTGGCGATAAGTCCTGCAAACGTTGTCATACCAGGTAG
- a CDS encoding RT0821/Lpp0805 family surface protein, which yields MHKTLGILFMAAVLALPSGCATKGQTGAVIGGLGGAAVGGQLGPKNKRGQNALIGAAVGTLLGYIVGNELDKYDRQQISTALERSPSGQATSWVNPDTGRAYQMTPAPAYTAPNNDICRDFTLTGQDASGRPETIHTKACRNAYGQWVLMN from the coding sequence ATGCACAAGACACTGGGAATACTCTTCATGGCAGCCGTGCTCGCCCTGCCCTCGGGCTGCGCCACCAAAGGACAAACCGGGGCGGTCATCGGCGGCCTGGGCGGTGCTGCCGTAGGCGGCCAATTGGGCCCCAAGAACAAACGCGGCCAAAACGCCCTCATCGGCGCTGCCGTGGGGACGCTCCTTGGCTACATCGTGGGCAATGAGCTGGATAAGTACGACCGGCAGCAGATCTCCACGGCCCTGGAGCGCTCGCCTTCCGGCCAGGCCACGTCCTGGGTCAACCCGGATACCGGTCGCGCCTACCAAATGACCCCTGCCCCGGCCTACACCGCTCCCAACAACGATATCTGCCGCGATTTCACCCTCACCGGCCAGGACGCCTCCGGCCGACCAGAAACCATCCATACCAAGGCCTGCCGCAATGCCTATGGGCAGTGGGTGCTCATGAACTAA